In a single window of the Raphanus sativus cultivar WK10039 chromosome 9, ASM80110v3, whole genome shotgun sequence genome:
- the LOC108828060 gene encoding uncharacterized protein LOC108828060 produces MLHKAIYAVRQLKRKENTNTSSAPKPQCKSSYLSNSDLKTNEISFDKSKAVKPTSKALSTRCFKCHRIGHYANKCQKQKPLVTLENEEVETKPEKEDPLPIFDDYTHEPMAGRVRWRAKSWSSRRIIVYSRVGPNPRFMCYGR; encoded by the exons atgttgcataaggcgatTTATGCTGTCCGGCAACTCAAAAGGAAGGAAAACACCAATACTTCTTCAGCACCAAAACCgcaatgtaagtcttcttatctGTCcaattctgatttgaaaactaatgagatttcttttgataaaagcaaagctgtgaaacccacaagcaaagcTCTTTCTACCAGGTGTTTCAAATGCCATAGGATCGGTCATTATGCTAACAagtgtcaaaaacaaaaaccgtTGGTTACTTTGGAGAATGAGGAGGTTGAAACCAAGCCAGAAAAGGAAGACCCTTTGCCAATTTTTGATGACTACACACATGAGCCAATGGCAG GAAGGGTCAGATGGAGGGCAAAATCGTGGTCATCAAGAAGAATCATCGTCTATTCAAGAGTCGGACCAAACCCAAG